A portion of the Coraliomargarita parva genome contains these proteins:
- a CDS encoding sugar-binding domain-containing protein, with product MPRKHMITQPTSKLRTFITFVLIVRALHGETLNFNPDWRFEKSDPPGAQAIAFDDRDWKSVSTPHTFNDTDTFDDWSPAGHKGEMNQWMGRTWYRKHFVAPEDWQNKTVIIEFEAVRQLAEVYVNGVKIGSSINGFLPFAFDLSPHLKFGRENVLAVMVDNSFIKDDDYEGWHSWDKYEGGAKLPWNNPHWHPAHGGIYRNVRLHVKEPLHLTLPLYSNLGTVGTYVYAREISRAEAMIGIEPQIQNSGTSTRTFKVRSRVLNRDGATVLTLEKEVRLEPSETRIIQLSGRVRHPQLWEPQYPYLYSVDTELIEQNRVVDSDQQPLGIRWFHFDKDYGFFINDRYVKLQGWGQKSTNEWPGLGAAQPDWLHDFTLKMIRDAGGNFIRWGHTAGSPAQLKASDKYGILTLQPGVDGEKDVTGSPWEVRLASFRDVIIYYRNHPSIAIWEGGNQSVTDEHATALRAVMDQYDPHGGRAYAHRRANAVVEPYCDITISTEGSGFRPALPTVEGEYNREESPRRVWDRQTPPYLNWHASGSYDLSSEEFAINQLFQYEKIASPKHCGGANWIFSDSTSGGRVDSEVARTSGEVDAVRLPKEAYWVCKVIFTDEPDLHLIGHWNYPTGTVKDVHVVADCDEVELFLNGRSLGRLPAQTQVSEQSVLHPLLFTFPKVQYEPGELLAIGYVKGKEVARMLKRTHGPATALRITPITGPGGFLATGSDVALFDVEAVDAAGNRCLTWEGRVDFELSGPGIWRGGYNSGRIDSINHTWLNLECGINRVAVRSTLEPGTIELIARSKGLQDAAQKLEVNAFGIQNGMSRQLPVLPPQEALTPLPEPPSLEQQRAEADTANRQPSSAMFDQISYSGPTNNVAVVKVRPNGQMYSDHHQVFATIPDEWKGGECLLLPNADWNYSAVDLLQFESKQNATLYILHDTRLPKESWLEAGFERTGKQYAIGQHHWDVYQRKVSKGESVLIGSNTEDSGPKRWMMVLISVAD from the coding sequence ATGCCGCGAAAGCACATGATCACACAACCGACATCAAAGTTACGGACCTTCATCACCTTCGTTCTAATTGTCCGAGCCCTGCATGGTGAAACACTGAATTTCAATCCGGACTGGCGCTTTGAAAAATCCGACCCGCCCGGAGCTCAAGCCATTGCATTTGATGACCGGGACTGGAAAAGCGTCTCCACTCCACATACGTTCAACGACACGGATACCTTTGATGACTGGTCGCCAGCCGGCCACAAAGGCGAGATGAACCAGTGGATGGGGCGCACCTGGTACCGTAAACATTTCGTCGCCCCGGAGGACTGGCAGAATAAAACAGTCATCATCGAGTTTGAGGCGGTGCGCCAGTTGGCGGAAGTCTATGTGAACGGAGTGAAAATCGGTTCCTCGATCAATGGCTTTCTCCCTTTTGCCTTTGACCTCAGTCCGCACCTGAAGTTCGGCCGCGAAAATGTATTGGCGGTCATGGTCGACAACTCCTTCATTAAAGATGACGACTACGAGGGATGGCACAGCTGGGATAAGTATGAAGGTGGTGCCAAGCTGCCATGGAACAACCCCCACTGGCATCCCGCACACGGCGGCATCTACCGGAACGTCCGGCTCCATGTCAAAGAACCGCTCCACCTGACACTCCCCCTTTACAGCAATCTGGGAACAGTTGGCACCTATGTCTATGCCAGGGAGATCTCGCGCGCAGAGGCCATGATCGGGATCGAGCCGCAAATCCAAAACTCCGGCACATCGACACGGACATTCAAAGTGCGGAGTCGCGTACTGAACCGGGACGGAGCGACCGTGTTGACTCTGGAAAAGGAAGTCCGCCTGGAACCCTCCGAGACCCGGATCATTCAGCTCAGCGGCAGGGTCAGGCATCCACAATTATGGGAGCCTCAATACCCATACCTCTACTCCGTCGATACCGAGCTGATCGAGCAGAACAGAGTGGTCGATTCGGATCAACAGCCACTGGGCATACGCTGGTTCCACTTCGACAAGGACTACGGCTTTTTCATCAACGACCGTTATGTCAAATTACAAGGCTGGGGCCAGAAGTCGACCAACGAATGGCCGGGGCTGGGAGCGGCCCAACCCGATTGGCTGCATGACTTCACCCTGAAAATGATCCGCGATGCCGGCGGCAATTTCATCCGCTGGGGACATACGGCGGGATCGCCGGCACAACTCAAAGCGTCTGATAAATATGGGATCCTCACCCTCCAACCAGGCGTTGATGGGGAAAAGGATGTCACAGGCTCCCCGTGGGAGGTCCGGCTCGCATCCTTCCGTGACGTCATCATCTATTACCGCAACCACCCCTCCATCGCGATTTGGGAAGGCGGCAACCAGAGCGTGACCGATGAGCACGCCACGGCCCTCAGAGCGGTGATGGACCAATACGACCCGCACGGAGGCCGGGCCTATGCGCACAGGCGGGCCAATGCCGTGGTGGAACCCTATTGCGACATTACCATCAGCACCGAAGGCTCGGGCTTTCGCCCGGCTCTGCCGACCGTGGAAGGTGAGTATAACCGGGAAGAATCGCCCCGCCGGGTCTGGGACCGCCAAACTCCGCCCTACTTGAACTGGCATGCCAGTGGCAGCTATGACCTTAGCAGCGAGGAATTTGCCATCAATCAGCTCTTCCAATACGAAAAGATCGCTTCCCCAAAGCACTGTGGCGGCGCCAATTGGATCTTTTCCGACTCAACCAGTGGGGGGCGCGTGGATTCGGAAGTCGCACGCACCAGCGGTGAAGTGGACGCCGTTCGATTGCCCAAAGAGGCCTACTGGGTCTGCAAAGTCATCTTTACCGACGAACCGGACCTGCATCTGATCGGCCATTGGAACTACCCGACAGGCACGGTAAAAGACGTGCACGTCGTCGCCGATTGCGACGAGGTCGAGCTCTTCCTCAACGGCCGTTCGCTCGGCAGACTTCCGGCCCAGACTCAGGTTTCCGAGCAGTCGGTTTTGCACCCGCTCCTGTTTACCTTTCCCAAGGTCCAGTATGAACCGGGTGAATTACTCGCAATCGGCTATGTGAAAGGCAAGGAAGTCGCCCGTATGCTCAAACGCACCCATGGGCCGGCGACCGCGTTACGCATCACCCCGATCACCGGACCGGGCGGCTTTCTGGCAACAGGAAGCGACGTGGCGCTCTTTGATGTCGAAGCCGTCGATGCAGCAGGAAACCGGTGCCTGACATGGGAAGGACGCGTCGACTTCGAATTATCCGGACCGGGTATCTGGCGTGGCGGCTATAACAGCGGTCGAATCGACTCGATCAACCATACCTGGCTCAATCTTGAATGCGGGATCAACCGCGTCGCAGTGCGCTCCACACTCGAACCGGGGACCATCGAGCTGATCGCCCGAAGCAAGGGACTTCAAGACGCGGCCCAAAAGCTCGAAGTGAATGCATTCGGGATCCAAAACGGCATGAGCCGGCAGCTGCCGGTGCTGCCGCCCCAGGAAGCACTCACTCCTCTCCCTGAACCGCCGAGCTTGGAACAACAACGCGCTGAAGCCGATACGGCTAATCGACAGCCATCCTCCGCAATGTTCGATCAAATTTCCTATTCCGGACCGACCAACAATGTCGCCGTCGTCAAAGTGCGTCCGAACGGACAGATGTATAGCGATCACCACCAAGTCTTCGCAACCATACCGGACGAATGGAAAGGCGGCGAATGCCTACTGCTGCCCAATGCAGACTGGAACTACTCGGCAGTCGACTTGCTCCAATTTGAAAGTAAGCAAAACGCGACCCTCTACATCCTGCACGACACACGCCTGCCCAAAGAAAGCTGGCTGGAAGCTGGTTTTGAGCGAACAGGCAAACAGTATGCAATCGGGCAGCACCACTGGGATGTCTATCAACGTAAAGTCTCTAAGGGAGAATCCGTTTTGATCGGCAGCAATACGGAAGACAGCGGACCGAAACGGTGGATGATGGTGCTCATCTCCGTTGCCGACTGA
- a CDS encoding transposase — protein sequence MEPRTISRWRNRLPHWEIENGSYFITIRCQGSLPLTAQRQIREIKESLEQVVSNSDEFDRLQRRIFLTAEKYLDRCEGFAPFLDDHCCQSLAEELDTFAVGWQVRDWVIMPNHMHLFVSDQDSRISLSKAIRQFKGRSARNCNQTLGRSGPFWQRDWFDRWIRIDAERIKVQRYIANNPVKAKLTSSPDEYRWLHSELD from the coding sequence ATGGAGCCACGCACGATTAGTCGCTGGAGAAACCGGTTACCGCACTGGGAAATCGAAAACGGGAGCTACTTTATTACGATTCGTTGCCAAGGCTCACTTCCCTTAACGGCGCAACGCCAGATTCGTGAGATAAAAGAGTCGCTGGAGCAGGTTGTTTCGAACTCCGATGAATTTGACCGGCTACAGCGGCGAATTTTCCTCACCGCCGAAAAATATTTGGATCGTTGTGAAGGCTTTGCTCCGTTTCTGGACGATCACTGCTGCCAGTCGCTGGCGGAGGAACTCGATACATTTGCGGTGGGGTGGCAGGTTCGCGACTGGGTCATCATGCCAAACCATATGCATTTATTTGTGAGCGATCAGGACTCTCGCATCTCGCTATCTAAAGCCATCCGTCAATTCAAAGGCCGTAGTGCACGCAATTGCAACCAGACACTGGGGCGGAGTGGTCCTTTCTGGCAACGAGACTGGTTCGATCGTTGGATCCGAATTGATGCCGAGCGAATCAAGGTGCAGCGTTATATTGCGAATAATCCGGTAAAAGCCAAATTGACCTCAAGTCCGGACGAATACCGTTGGCTTCACTCTGAGTTGGATTGA
- a CDS encoding discoidin domain-containing protein has translation MLKPILSLTMRMTLSGGCLGALYFGVLILSACRVQAVENLARSAQARASSVLESPRYQASNAIDGNIDDGARWISRQGSLGPEWLELIFPETVHLGGVHLYSGYQDRDPIRDFELQYLSDGVWQTIPSAVVEGNESTALRIPFDAAVDVLTRGIRLYVADPEGQPLRVKELKVWPADAHGIPLLAEAMGTEQMPLIYLNQSGFNRGEPKRFTAPLMKDGTGFHITVNGRDTILYQGRIQGHIGDFSDFEPNDAVEYVVHAEREQSVPFRIGNWWLERVSYPGMIDFMVDSRHYLGNYKGSCIGSFGWRDDHHFAYELNTLVPMLLSNPDAYERMPSQIDYEPPTGHPGNWGALEPYPADAPDLVKLIHWGADVIVSQQARHMMLKEQLAFFLYAWPVLKKWLPDQNYELVKAYARETWEMTGIDRDYRYDETSENHNLLEVKKTMGTTKGGNPPGHSILPNLLMYAVAMRDGDAKAEAYFDAAYKQTDWLIRHLDWEDPLVTKGQRMSEHVTMTSLAAMLQLCPDRAPVGLRAKINDWAQVVVARSDNMWDFRKLSEDQWVPTGERAQHWNEPGNVMGFPACLLAAMPYVDSDATRTRLNELVWSHFDNCFGRNPTGRHFSYDAPREIEGVEYGWYSYHEGGIGQLANARFVFDGAPKNQHYPYHPEVGNVGWSEGWVSFNTAYNLSMSYLARAQTELEADYQSGVLSVRLKAPINFDYELVEQATVRLWMMDGSERQMVLKEESPDSAYLYGRIALDATPHSVAYGYGYFEVRERLPSSKP, from the coding sequence GTGCTCAAACCGATCTTATCGCTGACCATGCGGATGACTTTATCCGGCGGCTGTTTGGGAGCCCTTTACTTCGGCGTGTTGATCTTGTCCGCTTGCCGAGTTCAGGCAGTGGAGAATCTGGCCCGGTCGGCTCAGGCAAGAGCCAGTTCCGTTCTTGAATCGCCCCGCTACCAGGCCTCGAATGCGATTGACGGCAATATTGATGACGGGGCGCGCTGGATTAGCCGTCAGGGTTCCCTCGGTCCGGAGTGGCTGGAACTGATCTTTCCGGAGACCGTTCATCTCGGTGGGGTGCATCTGTATTCCGGTTATCAGGACCGGGATCCGATTCGGGATTTCGAGCTGCAGTATTTATCGGACGGTGTGTGGCAAACGATCCCATCGGCCGTGGTCGAGGGGAACGAGTCCACCGCACTACGCATTCCCTTTGATGCCGCGGTCGATGTGCTGACGCGAGGCATACGTCTGTATGTGGCCGACCCGGAAGGGCAACCGCTCCGGGTGAAAGAGCTCAAGGTCTGGCCTGCGGATGCACATGGTATCCCGCTTTTGGCGGAAGCCATGGGGACCGAGCAGATGCCTCTGATCTATCTGAATCAAAGCGGTTTCAATCGGGGCGAACCGAAGCGTTTCACCGCGCCCCTGATGAAAGACGGAACCGGATTTCATATCACGGTGAACGGCCGCGATACGATCCTGTATCAAGGGCGGATACAGGGGCACATTGGCGACTTTTCGGATTTTGAGCCGAACGATGCTGTGGAGTATGTGGTGCATGCGGAACGGGAGCAATCGGTTCCTTTCCGGATCGGGAACTGGTGGCTGGAACGGGTGAGCTATCCGGGCATGATCGACTTCATGGTGGATAGCCGCCACTACCTGGGTAATTACAAAGGGAGCTGTATCGGCTCATTCGGGTGGCGCGACGACCACCATTTTGCCTACGAGCTCAACACGCTTGTTCCCATGTTGCTGTCGAACCCGGACGCCTACGAAAGGATGCCGTCTCAGATTGATTACGAGCCACCGACCGGGCATCCGGGAAACTGGGGGGCCTTGGAACCTTATCCGGCAGATGCGCCGGACCTGGTGAAACTGATCCACTGGGGGGCGGATGTGATCGTGAGCCAGCAGGCCAGGCATATGATGCTTAAAGAGCAGCTGGCATTCTTCCTGTATGCCTGGCCTGTATTGAAAAAGTGGTTACCGGATCAGAACTACGAGCTCGTGAAGGCTTATGCGCGCGAGACCTGGGAGATGACGGGCATCGACCGGGATTACCGTTACGACGAAACGAGCGAAAACCACAATTTGCTTGAGGTCAAAAAGACGATGGGGACGACGAAGGGAGGGAACCCGCCGGGGCATAGTATCTTGCCGAACCTGCTTATGTATGCCGTTGCAATGCGGGATGGAGATGCCAAGGCGGAAGCTTATTTCGATGCGGCCTACAAGCAGACGGATTGGTTGATTCGCCACCTGGATTGGGAGGATCCCCTGGTGACCAAAGGCCAGCGGATGAGCGAGCATGTGACGATGACGAGCTTAGCCGCGATGCTGCAGCTGTGTCCGGATCGCGCACCGGTGGGCTTGCGTGCAAAGATTAACGACTGGGCACAGGTGGTGGTCGCGCGGTCTGATAATATGTGGGATTTCCGCAAGCTTTCAGAAGATCAATGGGTGCCGACCGGTGAGCGTGCGCAGCATTGGAACGAGCCCGGTAATGTGATGGGCTTTCCCGCCTGTTTGCTCGCGGCCATGCCCTATGTCGATTCCGATGCCACCCGGACGCGCTTGAACGAACTGGTCTGGTCGCACTTCGACAATTGCTTCGGGCGCAATCCGACGGGGCGTCATTTTTCCTATGATGCGCCGCGGGAAATCGAGGGGGTTGAATACGGCTGGTATTCCTATCATGAAGGGGGGATCGGGCAGTTGGCGAATGCACGTTTCGTTTTTGATGGTGCGCCCAAGAATCAGCATTATCCCTATCATCCGGAAGTGGGGAATGTCGGTTGGTCGGAAGGCTGGGTGAGTTTCAATACGGCTTACAATTTGAGTATGAGCTACCTGGCGCGGGCGCAGACTGAGCTTGAGGCGGACTATCAAAGCGGTGTGCTATCGGTACGTCTGAAGGCCCCCATCAATTTCGATTACGAGTTGGTCGAGCAAGCGACGGTTCGTCTTTGGATGATGGATGGTTCGGAGCGCCAAATGGTTCTCAAAGAAGAGTCTCCGGATAGTGCTTACCTCTACGGTCGTATCGCATTGGACGCTACGCCGCATTCAGTGGCCTACGGTTACGGCTACTTTGAAGTGCGCGAGCGATTGCCGTCATCGAAGCCTTGA
- a CDS encoding prepilin-type N-terminal cleavage/methylation domain-containing protein → MNDMPPFASTGKTKRSAFTLIELLSVIAVIGVLTAILIPALSGVREKGKQVQCASNLRQLQAASMLYANDQGIYLPYTINAGSSGGKVTGRTFWYQNPDFLAYLGGDKDSGSLVRKTMICPTRGDIQSTSSDYVGGYSYGMNIQNIPGGWSTVGESGVNPVKLERPAEKMAFADGADMFILMYASKAYVQEQYYQHAIAYRHNGKANVVHFDGSVSTLAKEDIVANVDLWDLSRR, encoded by the coding sequence ATGAACGATATGCCCCCTTTCGCATCGACCGGAAAAACCAAGCGATCTGCTTTTACCCTGATCGAATTACTATCAGTCATTGCCGTGATCGGGGTTCTGACGGCGATACTTATTCCGGCTTTAAGCGGTGTCCGTGAAAAAGGCAAGCAGGTCCAATGCGCGAGTAACCTTCGCCAGTTGCAGGCTGCGAGTATGCTGTATGCGAATGACCAGGGGATTTATCTCCCTTACACGATCAATGCCGGGAGTAGTGGCGGTAAAGTGACGGGGCGCACCTTCTGGTATCAAAATCCGGACTTTCTGGCATACCTGGGCGGGGATAAAGACAGTGGTAGCTTAGTTCGTAAAACCATGATTTGCCCGACGCGTGGCGACATTCAATCGACCAGCTCCGATTACGTGGGCGGTTACAGCTATGGAATGAATATCCAAAACATTCCCGGCGGCTGGAGCACAGTCGGCGAAAGTGGTGTCAACCCGGTTAAACTGGAGCGACCTGCGGAGAAGATGGCTTTTGCCGATGGCGCGGACATGTTCATCCTGATGTATGCCTCCAAGGCATATGTTCAGGAGCAGTATTACCAACACGCCATTGCCTACCGGCACAATGGGAAAGCGAACGTTGTGCATTTCGATGGGAGTGTCTCCACCCTGGCTAAGGAAGATATCGTTGCCAATGTCGACCTCTGGGATCTGTCCAGAAGGTAA
- a CDS encoding PEP-CTERM sorting domain-containing protein gives MKIKTVHYLAGLLLVSAASLSAETVFLDFGGSAGTFQETDTGNGNYWNTVGTSASSSSALVTSSNGASGITYTLTAGFNGANSGGASSPSTALLGDFAVAEATSDYGYVQGFVGFSSSASITLSGLDPNATYVFTFFGSRSTTQTRETQYQVIGDSTESVYLITSGTDIASDGVGDYNDQTVVSTAEIAADGSNQIVINVGRGSTGDYGYLNAIQIAIIPEPGTYALLAGLSGLVFMAFRRRR, from the coding sequence ATGAAAATTAAAACTGTTCATTACCTCGCGGGACTCCTTCTGGTCAGTGCCGCCAGCCTTTCCGCTGAGACCGTCTTTCTCGATTTTGGAGGCTCTGCGGGCACTTTCCAAGAGACAGATACTGGAAACGGTAACTACTGGAATACGGTTGGAACAAGTGCCAGTTCCAGCAGTGCTTTGGTTACGTCGAGTAATGGTGCCAGTGGCATCACTTACACGCTCACAGCCGGATTTAATGGTGCAAACTCTGGCGGTGCGTCGTCACCATCGACCGCTTTGCTCGGTGATTTTGCTGTTGCCGAAGCCACTTCTGACTATGGGTATGTGCAAGGATTTGTCGGCTTTTCGAGTTCAGCTAGCATTACACTGTCGGGCTTGGATCCAAATGCGACTTATGTCTTCACCTTTTTTGGTTCACGTTCCACTACTCAGACGCGCGAGACTCAATACCAAGTGATCGGAGACAGCACGGAATCTGTTTATCTGATTACTTCGGGCACTGATATCGCCAGCGATGGAGTCGGGGATTACAATGACCAAACGGTTGTTTCAACTGCCGAGATTGCAGCAGATGGTAGCAACCAAATCGTTATCAACGTTGGTCGGGGTTCTACTGGAGACTATGGTTACTTAAACGCCATTCAGATTGCAATTATCCCGGAGCCGGGCACCTATGCCTTGCTTGCGGGGCTCTCGGGCTTGGTTTTCATGGCATTCCGCCGTCGCCGCTAG
- a CDS encoding DUF4886 domain-containing protein gives MNPISHRLHSFVAACSFIAAAASPSVSHAGNVVLFIGNSFTIGPGGDITIPAIFDALANAGGHEDPTTVMCAEGGKDFQYHYESNQSYISQEPWTHVILQNFSTQPTHIGNVTEHMTYGSLLYDSIMANHGDTQVMLYMTWAEAEANSIITGTSTSTTFESTDEMLTELRTNYHALADELTEANPGKLPVRVNPVGDAWNNAGGNLPTTDPDFFDLFGSDNHHGNWYGYYLSACVHYSSIYGESPEGLYPISGLKSMGLNIYSDRAAFLEEVAWRTVVESGLLSQNIQIDFGAEANTTTSTLGDSWNNITSTEGSVDGTVLSGLSTSTGIATEIDLTIVSRFNSSDSSGTGVSALYPDTVSADSLYGNAATYNGESNLTPTIKLSGLEADSAYSFTFYASRAALGENLQTRYTVTGDRVYTVDLDVHDNEDTTTRTGILFPDASGEISIELAPGPDNDSAYDFTSLGALEVDVQPHSELLFTGQPSSLSVEANDTAVFTSSVQSTRSTQVQWYQDGVAIPGATEQSYTIAAATTDLNGSEYTVTVTNGVDSISSTAAILSVLDDLTAPTLLSLGIAGEFAVELTFSETMDAATVTDVSNFQIANRGSLIPVTAVSLSVDGLTATLTLASSVEGHVVLSASSNLLDANGNALADGTVITNAGSIGDSTIYIDFSGSYFVSGVSETWNTISPSASIRAAVGNGTGTPYEFTDDLLASTGISTHIGLVMVDAMTNTNSSGTSDSSAPYPEAAVVDAYYGHGDGLSFDNFVDNGQAVFVFTGLDAGKLYDFTFFASRADVSDNRETNYALSGANSASGDLDAANNITETLTLSGIVPDVSGEITLTVSVGASNNSSYYFYYLNALEIEVRDRDTPILFPPVSFNNGDWVVDWLGDGALWMSTDLAGSWTEVTPTPNPPYVDDGDPSGTCFYRLEY, from the coding sequence ATGAATCCAATATCCCATCGCTTACATTCATTCGTAGCTGCATGCAGTTTCATTGCAGCTGCCGCCTCGCCCTCAGTTTCTCACGCCGGGAACGTGGTTCTCTTTATCGGCAATAGTTTTACGATTGGTCCGGGAGGTGACATTACGATACCAGCCATTTTTGATGCCTTGGCCAATGCCGGAGGGCATGAGGACCCGACCACGGTGATGTGTGCTGAGGGCGGCAAGGACTTTCAATATCATTACGAGTCCAACCAGTCCTATATTTCCCAAGAGCCGTGGACGCATGTTATTCTGCAGAATTTCTCAACCCAGCCGACGCACATCGGAAATGTGACCGAACATATGACCTACGGGTCATTGCTCTACGATTCGATCATGGCCAACCACGGCGACACGCAAGTGATGCTCTACATGACTTGGGCCGAAGCCGAAGCCAATTCGATCATTACCGGAACCTCGACTTCGACGACTTTCGAGTCAACCGACGAAATGCTGACCGAATTGAGGACGAACTATCATGCTTTAGCAGACGAGTTGACCGAGGCCAACCCGGGGAAGCTTCCGGTTCGGGTCAATCCGGTGGGTGATGCCTGGAACAATGCCGGCGGCAATTTGCCAACCACCGATCCGGACTTCTTCGATCTCTTCGGCAGTGATAACCATCACGGCAATTGGTATGGATATTATCTGTCAGCCTGTGTGCATTACAGTAGTATTTACGGAGAGAGTCCGGAAGGATTGTATCCGATCTCAGGTCTCAAATCGATGGGCTTAAATATCTATTCAGACCGGGCGGCTTTCCTGGAGGAAGTTGCCTGGAGAACCGTTGTCGAGAGCGGTCTCCTCAGTCAGAACATACAGATCGATTTTGGTGCCGAGGCGAACACGACAACGAGCACTTTGGGGGATTCCTGGAATAATATTACTTCAACCGAGGGCTCCGTTGACGGAACAGTTCTTTCGGGTTTGTCGACCTCGACCGGGATCGCTACGGAGATCGATCTCACCATCGTATCGCGTTTTAACAGCAGTGATTCCAGTGGCACGGGGGTGTCCGCGTTATACCCGGATACGGTCAGTGCCGATTCGCTCTATGGCAATGCGGCCACATACAACGGGGAAAGCAATCTCACCCCGACGATCAAGCTTTCCGGCTTGGAGGCCGATTCAGCTTACAGCTTTACTTTTTATGCCTCCAGGGCGGCCTTGGGCGAGAATCTGCAAACCCGATACACCGTTACGGGAGACCGTGTTTATACGGTCGATCTGGATGTTCACGACAATGAGGATACGACTACCCGGACAGGTATTCTCTTTCCTGACGCCTCCGGGGAAATTTCGATTGAGCTCGCCCCGGGGCCCGACAATGACAGTGCTTACGATTTCACCAGTCTCGGAGCGCTCGAAGTCGATGTGCAGCCTCACAGCGAGTTGTTGTTCACGGGGCAGCCTTCCTCCCTGAGTGTGGAGGCAAACGATACTGCGGTTTTTACATCATCCGTGCAAAGCACTCGCAGCACACAAGTTCAATGGTATCAGGACGGAGTCGCAATTCCAGGTGCCACTGAGCAGAGCTACACCATCGCCGCGGCAACTACGGATTTGAATGGTTCTGAATATACGGTGACCGTTACCAACGGAGTCGATTCAATCTCCAGCACTGCGGCCATCCTCTCGGTCTTGGATGACCTGACCGCGCCAACATTGCTCTCCTTGGGGATTGCCGGTGAGTTCGCGGTAGAACTTACCTTTAGTGAAACCATGGATGCTGCCACGGTCACGGATGTATCGAATTTTCAGATTGCCAACCGAGGTTCCCTGATTCCAGTCACAGCTGTTAGCCTCTCGGTCGACGGACTGACGGCTACCCTGACTTTGGCATCGAGTGTCGAAGGCCATGTTGTGCTCAGTGCATCCTCCAACCTTCTTGATGCGAATGGAAACGCACTGGCTGACGGCACAGTGATCACAAATGCCGGCAGCATTGGGGATTCGACGATCTACATCGATTTTTCAGGATCGTATTTCGTATCCGGTGTATCCGAAACTTGGAATACAATTTCCCCGAGCGCATCCATTCGGGCGGCAGTCGGCAACGGGACGGGTACACCGTACGAGTTCACTGATGACTTGTTGGCCTCGACTGGTATCTCGACGCATATTGGACTCGTCATGGTTGACGCCATGACAAATACGAACAGCTCCGGCACGAGTGACAGCAGCGCTCCTTATCCTGAAGCTGCTGTAGTGGATGCTTACTATGGGCATGGCGATGGCCTGTCTTTTGATAACTTCGTCGACAACGGTCAAGCTGTGTTCGTATTCACTGGCTTGGATGCCGGCAAGCTCTACGACTTTACCTTTTTTGCCTCCCGGGCGGACGTTAGCGACAACCGGGAAACAAATTATGCGCTCAGTGGTGCGAACTCGGCTTCAGGCGACTTGGACGCAGCCAACAATATCACAGAGACACTCACTCTTTCCGGAATCGTTCCGGATGTTTCAGGCGAAATCACGCTGACGGTCAGTGTCGGGGCCAGTAATAATTCATCGTACTATTTTTACTACCTCAATGCTTTGGAAATCGAGGTGCGTGATCGTGACACTCCGATTCTTTTCCCTCCGGTTTCCTTCAACAACGGTGACTGGGTGGTCGACTGGCTCGGAGACGGGGCCTTATGGATGAGCACCGATCTGGCTGGTAGCTGGACAGAGGTCACACCGACACCAAACCCTCCCTATGTCGACGATGGTGATCCGAGTGGAACATGTTTCTACCGGCTTGAATACTAG